The Desmonostoc muscorum LEGE 12446 genome includes a region encoding these proteins:
- a CDS encoding glycosyltransferase: protein MDKIIKPKLVFFQWNNQGSAKFYNVHKQEHVKCLSEFFEVIVISDESDYQQICEQYQPDITLFETGNASSDKRRVKNTHYYPEIPKLAFYNGDSFCGFHSAFLSDIENWGIETVFTISIPLAEYLPEIAENLFIWPNFIDSDIFRDYNQPKNIPVLITGSQTSLYPWRQKINRLISKYYPTLICPHLGYMQNRETSRMLFGEQYARMINASSFSPTCGTMAREFVRKFLEIPGSKSCLITEKNPAVEAAGFVDMQNCVFADENDVLDKLDYLFKNPEELEKITNTGYQLVHSQHTFKQRDQIWQWFHLQKALKPNQRIVQKSPFEPLTIVDSSSGIKNSHIVVNASDRVLLRQGDEKLWSGKYDEAEALYLKCLNYVDSQAQPKLRLALCNLYKGNAARAHDWIVQPIEWTLDLLKAIDPDPLEWAYLIITLLCQGKLNDAIDCANKFPSLCHPELDRTRWVVNTVTNKDTLPYSEPLKYRYSAHQLPTRSFQDWLDHLCMMLTACQQFDFVKLLSDPAYLKSHSLKKETKGFVKSSNLVSKSIDFLNLKNYKRVFKEWLVLKLKTSLRKPLTHLETRFGYFLPYEFSTIKSDEFFQTIRKMVKEEDIETALVIGASSGEVITEALLTGIRENPNKPTAFCINISTPQFNKLQKRYTGEPTVKFYEIPSIDLENLPKEISKIIKNIKEQNNVNIFDVILIDGSQLSTSIEDLQNELHSYKFVLLDDINTFQNYKNNQKFLLDPNYLVFSQNTDLRNGYAIFEQLT, encoded by the coding sequence ATGGATAAAATTATTAAGCCAAAACTTGTTTTTTTTCAATGGAATAATCAAGGTTCAGCCAAGTTCTACAATGTACACAAGCAAGAACATGTTAAGTGTCTCTCGGAGTTTTTTGAAGTAATTGTTATTAGTGACGAAAGCGACTATCAACAAATTTGTGAGCAATATCAACCAGACATAACTCTGTTTGAAACTGGTAACGCCTCATCTGATAAACGACGCGTTAAAAATACTCATTATTATCCAGAAATACCAAAATTAGCTTTCTATAACGGGGATTCTTTTTGTGGATTTCATTCAGCCTTTCTTTCTGATATTGAAAATTGGGGAATAGAGACAGTCTTTACAATATCTATTCCTTTAGCTGAATATCTTCCAGAGATTGCCGAAAATTTATTTATCTGGCCAAATTTTATAGATTCCGACATATTTAGAGACTATAATCAACCAAAAAATATACCAGTGCTGATTACTGGAAGCCAAACATCACTATATCCTTGGCGTCAAAAAATTAATAGACTTATTTCTAAATATTATCCTACTCTAATTTGCCCACACTTAGGATACATGCAAAACCGAGAAACATCAAGAATGCTTTTTGGTGAGCAGTATGCTCGGATGATCAATGCTTCTTCCTTTTCACCTACCTGTGGCACAATGGCAAGGGAGTTTGTTCGCAAATTTCTGGAAATTCCAGGGTCTAAATCCTGTTTGATTACAGAAAAAAATCCAGCTGTTGAAGCAGCAGGTTTTGTTGATATGCAAAATTGTGTGTTTGCTGATGAAAATGATGTATTAGATAAGCTTGATTATCTGTTTAAAAACCCAGAAGAATTAGAGAAAATTACCAATACTGGCTATCAACTAGTCCATTCCCAGCACACATTTAAACAAAGAGATCAAATTTGGCAATGGTTTCATCTACAGAAAGCCCTGAAGCCAAATCAAAGGATTGTTCAGAAAAGCCCTTTTGAGCCTTTGACCATTGTAGATAGTTCATCGGGAATTAAAAATTCACATATCGTCGTTAATGCATCGGATAGAGTGCTCCTGCGTCAAGGAGATGAAAAACTTTGGTCAGGAAAATATGATGAAGCAGAAGCTTTGTATCTCAAATGCTTAAATTATGTAGACTCTCAAGCTCAACCAAAACTACGGCTAGCATTATGTAACCTCTACAAAGGAAATGCAGCTAGGGCACATGATTGGATTGTTCAGCCAATTGAATGGACTCTTGATCTGCTAAAAGCTATAGATCCTGATCCGTTAGAATGGGCTTATCTAATTATTACTCTTCTTTGTCAAGGAAAATTAAATGATGCCATCGACTGTGCTAATAAGTTTCCCTCTCTTTGCCATCCTGAACTCGATCGCACTCGTTGGGTAGTTAATACTGTAACCAATAAAGACACTTTACCTTACAGTGAACCATTAAAATACCGCTATAGCGCTCATCAATTGCCTACTCGAAGTTTCCAAGATTGGCTAGACCATCTTTGTATGATGCTTACAGCATGTCAACAATTTGATTTCGTAAAATTGTTGAGCGATCCTGCTTATTTAAAATCTCATTCATTAAAAAAAGAAACAAAAGGTTTTGTTAAATCATCTAACTTAGTTTCTAAATCAATTGATTTTTTAAATTTAAAAAATTATAAAAGGGTGTTCAAAGAATGGCTAGTATTAAAATTAAAAACCTCATTACGTAAACCTTTAACTCATTTAGAAACTAGATTTGGTTACTTCCTTCCTTACGAATTTTCAACTATAAAATCTGATGAATTTTTTCAAACCATCCGAAAAATGGTCAAGGAAGAAGATATTGAAACAGCTTTAGTAATTGGAGCATCTAGTGGAGAAGTTATTACCGAGGCACTTTTAACAGGCATTAGAGAAAACCCAAACAAGCCAACCGCCTTTTGTATCAATATTTCTACTCCTCAATTTAATAAATTGCAAAAGCGTTATACTGGTGAGCCTACTGTCAAATTCTATGAGATTCCGTCTATTGATTTAGAAAATTTACCTAAAGAAATAAGTAAAATCATCAAAAATATTAAAGAGCAAAATAATGTTAATATTTTTGATGTTATCTTAATCGATGGTTCTCAATTAAGCACAAGTATTGAAGATTTACAAAATGAATTGCATAGCTATAAGTTTGTTTTACTAGATGATATAAATACATTTCAAAACTACAAAAATAATCAAAAATTTCTCTTAGATCCCAATTACTTAGTATTCAGTCAAAACACTGATTTACGTAATGGATATGCAATTTTTGAACAACTTACTTAA
- a CDS encoding class I SAM-dependent methyltransferase, whose translation MKISDFSYKASHHLVWRAEQLLIDIQSSSINKELKKLGCLTKKDITTHMTAHELNMLYILAKELGESAKALEIGSYLGASSCYIAAALAPKGGHLFCVDTWENQTMPEGERDTLSEFKNNTRGVANHITMLRKNSQELTPSDFTEYPLSLVFIDGDHSYQGAKNDYEKATPWIVGGGILAFHDCIAFEGVARTIGEALASGNWKFGGQVDNLLWLRKVEKGCLEFEHSAF comes from the coding sequence ATGAAAATTAGTGATTTTTCTTACAAGGCATCACATCACTTAGTTTGGCGAGCAGAACAACTATTAATTGATATACAAAGTTCTTCAATTAATAAGGAGTTGAAAAAACTAGGTTGTTTAACTAAAAAAGATATAACTACACATATGACTGCTCATGAGCTAAATATGCTCTATATTTTAGCCAAGGAGCTTGGAGAATCTGCAAAAGCTTTGGAGATAGGATCTTATTTAGGAGCATCTAGTTGTTATATTGCTGCTGCTTTGGCTCCAAAAGGTGGGCACTTATTTTGTGTTGACACTTGGGAAAATCAAACTATGCCAGAAGGTGAAAGAGATACATTAAGTGAGTTTAAAAATAATACAAGAGGAGTAGCCAACCACATCACTATGCTCAGGAAAAATAGTCAGGAACTTACACCTTCAGATTTTACAGAGTATCCTCTAAGCCTTGTTTTTATTGATGGCGACCATAGTTATCAAGGAGCCAAAAATGATTACGAAAAAGCAACTCCTTGGATTGTAGGAGGAGGTATTCTTGCATTTCATGATTGTATTGCGTTTGAAGGTGTAGCGAGGACAATTGGTGAAGCTCTTGCCAGTGGTAACTGGAAGTTTGGTGGACAAGTTGATAATCTTCTTTGGTTACGTAAAGTAGAAAAAGGTTGTTTAGAATTTGAACACTCAGCATTTTAA
- a CDS encoding glycosyltransferase, with product MELPLSIIICAHNPRFSYLERVLEALKSQTLSKDFWELLLVDNASNKILASEIDLSWHPQARHIREEQLGLTAARLRGIREATAGVIVFVDDDNVLDSDYLEVTWRISKDFPFIGAWGGQIKPEFEVTPPSWAKPYLGNLAIREFESDRWSNLVDQYETTPCGAGLCVRKVVAQKYSELVCKSPKRADMDRKGKMLTSCGDSDLAFTACDMGLGTGLFASLKLTHLIPSNRLKEDYLLRLVEGLAYSQTMLAYFRGTISPQSFWRSSKIYSLYLGLRYGFRISRFHEAGQNGRRLALKEISD from the coding sequence ATGGAACTACCGCTCAGTATAATTATCTGTGCCCACAATCCTCGTTTTAGCTATTTAGAGAGGGTTTTAGAAGCACTGAAATCTCAAACTTTATCCAAAGATTTTTGGGAACTTTTGTTAGTTGATAATGCTAGTAATAAAATTCTAGCTTCGGAAATTGATTTAAGTTGGCATCCCCAAGCTCGTCATATTCGAGAAGAACAACTAGGACTGACTGCTGCTAGACTCAGAGGAATTCGAGAAGCTACAGCTGGAGTAATAGTATTTGTTGATGATGATAACGTTTTAGATTCAGACTATCTAGAAGTCACATGGCGGATTAGTAAAGATTTTCCATTTATTGGTGCTTGGGGCGGACAAATTAAACCTGAATTTGAAGTAACACCTCCATCGTGGGCCAAACCTTATTTAGGAAATTTGGCAATTCGAGAGTTTGAGAGCGATCGCTGGTCTAATTTAGTGGATCAGTATGAAACAACGCCATGCGGGGCTGGGCTTTGTGTTCGCAAGGTTGTTGCACAAAAGTACAGCGAGTTAGTTTGTAAAAGTCCTAAACGGGCAGATATGGATCGGAAGGGTAAAATGCTTACCTCCTGTGGGGACTCAGATTTAGCATTTACAGCTTGCGATATGGGTTTAGGTACAGGGCTGTTTGCATCACTCAAGCTGACTCATTTAATACCTTCTAACCGTTTAAAAGAAGATTATCTCCTGCGTTTAGTAGAAGGGTTAGCTTACTCGCAAACTATGCTGGCATATTTTCGAGGTACTATTTCACCTCAATCTTTTTGGAGATCGTCAAAGATATATTCGCTGTATTTAGGTCTAAGATATGGCTTCAGAATATCTCGTTTCCATGAAGCTGGACAAAATGGTAGAAGACTAGCTCTGAAAGAGATTAGTGATTAG
- a CDS encoding glycosyltransferase family 61 protein, whose amino-acid sequence MLRELPISSEILGPPKDFYKETKDYWLLNFPENNKQSQESFLSIYPKNFIRRKFPKTIKDEVHWKFEIESIHEYPETFVTVIPQGRVWGHNGTVISPDDKLLGDLSFEIGTDISEHSILKSWRLPNLHYVDGTVAVLSAAGGEGYFHWMFDVLPRIHLLKQAKIQFSHIDKFLVNSLHLSFQKETLEILGIPEEKIIESRKFPHIKAKQLVVPSLPGQTGNIPKWACDFLKTKILVNDSIEKVGKENLIYISRDRAAFRRVINEDELVQFLNKFNFEVIFLEKISVAEQASILSSASVIVAPHGAGLSNLVFCSPGTKIIELFSPNYVNGCYWVLSNNMELDYYYLIGEGEEPEKFYDPHCMAEDMLINIDSLAQLLKIAEVI is encoded by the coding sequence TTGCTTCGTGAGCTACCAATAAGTTCGGAAATTTTAGGACCTCCAAAAGATTTTTATAAAGAAACTAAGGATTATTGGCTATTAAATTTCCCAGAAAACAATAAACAAAGTCAAGAAAGTTTTCTCAGCATATATCCTAAAAATTTCATACGTAGAAAATTTCCTAAAACTATAAAAGATGAAGTTCACTGGAAATTTGAGATAGAGTCTATCCATGAATATCCAGAGACATTTGTTACTGTAATACCACAAGGTCGTGTATGGGGTCATAACGGCACTGTTATAAGCCCAGATGATAAGTTACTGGGTGATTTGTCTTTTGAAATTGGTACAGATATAAGTGAGCATTCAATACTCAAATCTTGGAGATTACCAAATCTACATTACGTAGATGGAACTGTTGCTGTTTTATCGGCTGCTGGAGGCGAAGGATACTTTCACTGGATGTTTGACGTTTTACCGCGCATTCATTTACTCAAGCAAGCTAAAATCCAGTTCAGTCATATAGACAAATTCTTAGTTAATAGCTTACATCTTTCTTTCCAGAAGGAAACATTAGAGATTTTAGGTATTCCTGAAGAAAAAATTATAGAAAGTCGGAAATTTCCTCACATCAAAGCTAAACAATTAGTTGTACCTTCCCTACCAGGACAGACAGGTAATATCCCCAAATGGGCTTGTGATTTTCTCAAAACAAAAATTCTAGTTAATGATTCTATTGAAAAAGTAGGCAAAGAAAATCTTATTTATATAAGTCGCGATCGCGCTGCCTTTCGTCGGGTTATCAATGAGGATGAATTAGTTCAGTTTTTAAACAAATTCAACTTTGAAGTTATTTTTCTAGAAAAAATTTCAGTGGCTGAACAAGCTTCAATTCTATCGTCTGCGTCTGTCATTGTGGCTCCTCATGGTGCTGGTTTATCCAATCTCGTTTTTTGTTCCCCCGGAACTAAAATTATTGAATTATTTTCACCGAATTATGTAAATGGTTGTTACTGGGTTTTGTCAAATAATATGGAACTTGATTATTATTACCTCATCGGAGAAGGAGAAGAACCAGAAAAATTTTACGATCCTCATTGCATGGCTGAAGATATGTTAATTAATATAGATTCTCTAGCTCAATTATTAAAAATAGCTGAGGTGATTTAG
- a CDS encoding glycosyltransferase family 2 protein — MNEIKLFRNPKIWEKNLPRISVITITYNRLQELKETFLNIISQTYQNLEYIVIDGGSQDGTVDFLQENNANISYWISEKDAGIYDAMNKGALAATGDWIIFMNGGDKFFAEDTLAQVAEYLDNSVDVAYGKFEYVVNDKYGYHTYQRQPYDLSIIWREIPTCHQSIFVKRELQVKYPFDTFLTWCADHDFLAKVYVAGYQFQEIPVVISKFDGSGGVSRDLLSFTKERWSICRKYFGKSFQQELYFVNEYKSFWLQKNIISKIREILPSQWILALRKYRKIY; from the coding sequence ATGAATGAAATAAAATTGTTCAGAAATCCGAAGATTTGGGAAAAAAATTTACCAAGAATTTCTGTTATCACAATTACATACAATAGACTTCAAGAGCTAAAAGAAACATTTTTAAATATTATATCTCAAACTTATCAAAACCTGGAATATATCGTCATTGATGGTGGTTCTCAGGATGGTACGGTAGATTTTCTGCAAGAAAATAATGCAAATATATCCTATTGGATTAGTGAAAAAGATGCTGGAATTTATGATGCCATGAACAAAGGAGCCTTGGCTGCTACTGGGGACTGGATAATTTTTATGAATGGCGGCGATAAATTCTTTGCAGAGGATACACTGGCTCAAGTTGCAGAATATCTTGATAATTCAGTGGATGTTGCTTATGGCAAATTTGAATATGTTGTTAATGATAAATATGGGTATCATACCTATCAGCGACAGCCATATGATCTGTCTATAATATGGCGTGAAATACCTACTTGCCATCAGAGTATTTTTGTTAAAAGAGAACTACAAGTTAAATATCCCTTTGATACTTTCTTGACTTGGTGTGCAGATCATGATTTTCTGGCCAAGGTTTACGTTGCTGGCTATCAGTTTCAGGAAATTCCTGTAGTTATTTCTAAATTTGATGGATCGGGAGGAGTGTCTAGAGATTTATTGAGTTTTACTAAAGAGCGTTGGTCTATTTGCAGAAAATACTTTGGGAAATCTTTTCAGCAAGAGTTGTATTTTGTTAATGAATACAAAAGTTTTTGGTTGCAGAAAAACATCATTAGTAAAATTCGTGAGATCCTTCCTAGTCAATGGATTCTTGCTTTACGTAAATATAGAAAAATATATTGA
- a CDS encoding glycosyltransferase family 4 protein: MNLIAYIHPIRTYVPCTGIGRHMNQMLLGLAERSGVELELLFFKQWLGSDGKLDPLSPLRELPKRTFPTVENSTERTWKLLGYPRVDKYLPDQADWLYAPMETYIPVSKCPVAVTIHDIQAFETNLPWSHTWHHRFFRYKWERWVRRALCECRVVFTVSEFSRQRMVELLGADPQKIVVVGNGVEQSFFDIASANPADWKSPVEAPYIIIVGGLRQKKGGDDVLAVADSLRQRKSNLHIVVAGASEAAYVEAVKAHSHVTLLGKVPDEDLPRLMRGASSFLFLSPYEGFGIPALEAMAAGTPAIVANKASLPEVVGDAGIVVNPEATDEIVDVLIELDRNSHLRKKYIQLGKKHAAQYTWSRCVDGLITTFKQFA; the protein is encoded by the coding sequence GTGAACTTAATTGCTTATATTCATCCCATTCGCACTTATGTACCCTGCACAGGAATAGGGCGGCATATGAACCAGATGCTGCTTGGGCTTGCAGAACGAAGCGGGGTTGAGTTAGAGTTGCTTTTCTTCAAACAATGGCTAGGAAGCGATGGTAAGCTTGATCCACTCAGCCCATTGCGCGAATTACCTAAGCGTACTTTCCCTACAGTAGAAAATTCCACTGAGCGTACATGGAAACTACTTGGCTACCCGCGTGTGGATAAATATTTGCCAGATCAGGCTGACTGGCTCTACGCTCCGATGGAAACTTATATTCCGGTCTCAAAATGCCCCGTCGCTGTTACGATTCACGACATACAAGCATTTGAAACTAATTTACCTTGGTCACATACTTGGCATCACCGATTTTTTCGCTACAAGTGGGAGCGTTGGGTTCGGCGTGCCTTATGTGAATGTCGGGTGGTGTTTACTGTCTCAGAATTTTCCCGACAAAGAATGGTAGAACTTTTGGGTGCAGATCCACAAAAGATTGTGGTGGTGGGAAATGGTGTTGAGCAATCTTTCTTTGACATTGCTTCGGCTAATCCTGCTGACTGGAAAAGTCCTGTAGAAGCACCGTACATTATTATAGTCGGAGGTCTGCGGCAGAAAAAAGGAGGTGATGATGTCTTAGCTGTTGCTGATAGTCTGCGTCAACGTAAGAGTAATCTGCATATTGTTGTGGCTGGTGCCTCAGAAGCTGCTTATGTTGAAGCAGTTAAAGCTCACTCACATGTGACCTTACTTGGTAAAGTTCCAGATGAAGACTTACCACGTTTGATGCGGGGAGCATCTTCTTTCCTCTTCCTTTCTCCTTATGAAGGATTTGGTATACCTGCACTAGAAGCAATGGCTGCTGGGACTCCAGCTATTGTAGCTAATAAAGCCTCTTTGCCAGAGGTGGTTGGAGATGCGGGTATTGTAGTTAACCCAGAGGCAACAGATGAGATTGTAGATGTCTTAATAGAACTCGATCGTAATTCACATCTTCGGAAAAAATATATTCAATTAGGAAAAAAACATGCAGCGCAATATACTTGGTCGCGCTGTGTAGACGGCTTAATCACTACATTCAAACAATTTGCATAA
- a CDS encoding class I SAM-dependent methyltransferase gives MPLTQKAEYVQFGSGLCAPSQWLNFDSSLALRLQKLPVVGKLVPSGPFGRFPQNVKYGDIVKGLPIPDNSVELLYCSHVLEHLTLEDLRKSLENCYRYLKPDGIFRLVVPDLEFMAQQYVKSTSPEAALEFMRVTWLGKEHRQRSLPSFFQEWISGSQHLWMWDYKSLSVELEKVGFKDIRRAYIGDSGISAFSKLEDVERWENELGIQCRK, from the coding sequence ATGCCTTTAACACAGAAGGCAGAATATGTCCAATTTGGTAGTGGGCTATGCGCCCCTAGCCAATGGTTGAACTTTGATTCTAGTCTTGCACTGCGCTTACAAAAGCTACCTGTGGTGGGGAAGCTAGTCCCTTCTGGTCCTTTTGGAAGATTTCCACAAAATGTGAAGTATGGTGACATAGTGAAAGGGCTACCCATCCCTGACAATAGTGTTGAACTATTGTACTGTTCACATGTTTTGGAACATCTAACTTTAGAAGATCTGCGTAAGTCTCTAGAAAACTGTTACCGATATCTTAAACCTGATGGGATATTTCGTTTGGTTGTGCCTGATTTAGAATTTATGGCTCAACAGTATGTCAAATCAACATCTCCTGAAGCTGCGTTAGAATTCATGCGTGTGACCTGGTTAGGAAAAGAACATCGGCAACGTAGCTTACCTTCTTTTTTCCAAGAATGGATTAGTGGAAGTCAGCACCTTTGGATGTGGGACTATAAATCACTCTCGGTTGAACTCGAAAAGGTGGGCTTTAAGGATATCCGTCGAGCTTACATAGGAGATTCTGGTATTTCTGCTTTTAGCAAGTTAGAAGATGTGGAGCGCTGGGAGAATGAACTTGGGATTCAATGTCGTAAGTGA
- a CDS encoding glycosyltransferase family 4 protein, whose translation MALKVVFCWSDISGYMAACWLALHQTPEIDVFVIGFQARTETAFSDQLMQGIPCRLLDIKERQDANLIKRLVLAESPDVVVLCGWLHKPYRQLAFASQLSKTALVMTMDTPWWGTWKQHLAPWFLRSYLQCINSIVVAGERSWQYASRLGIDPANIAHGVYGIDYDVWSPLWEQRLQSQWPRSFLFVGRYVPVKAIDVLVEAYQIYRSQVSNPWTLVCCGQGALESHLLGKPGIENRGFLQPSEMQAVWQSAAAFVLPSRFDPWPLALVEAAAAGLPIICTDVCGSAVEIIRPWYNGLIVPKEEPKALAKAMLTLHQHYAELPTWGKRSQQLAAPYAANIWATRWQELLHNVHQIKTVKQNTSNLVTENLA comes from the coding sequence ATGGCTCTAAAAGTTGTTTTTTGTTGGTCTGATATCTCTGGTTACATGGCAGCCTGCTGGCTAGCTCTGCATCAAACACCAGAAATTGATGTATTTGTCATTGGGTTTCAAGCTCGTACTGAAACGGCATTTTCCGATCAATTGATGCAGGGTATTCCTTGCCGACTCTTGGATATCAAAGAAAGACAAGATGCAAATTTAATCAAGCGTTTGGTGTTGGCAGAATCTCCAGATGTGGTTGTTCTTTGCGGTTGGTTGCATAAACCTTATCGTCAGTTGGCGTTTGCTTCCCAATTATCTAAAACAGCCTTAGTTATGACGATGGATACCCCTTGGTGGGGTACGTGGAAACAACATTTAGCTCCTTGGTTTCTCCGCTCCTACTTGCAATGTATAAATAGCATTGTTGTTGCCGGAGAGCGTAGTTGGCAATATGCTTCACGTTTAGGAATTGACCCAGCAAATATAGCGCATGGAGTTTATGGTATTGATTATGATGTTTGGTCTCCATTGTGGGAACAACGTCTCCAGTCGCAATGGCCGCGTTCATTTTTATTTGTTGGTCGCTATGTTCCGGTTAAGGCAATTGATGTCCTTGTAGAAGCTTACCAAATTTACCGTTCTCAAGTATCAAATCCTTGGACTTTAGTATGTTGTGGACAAGGAGCATTGGAATCACATCTTTTGGGAAAACCAGGAATCGAGAATCGAGGATTTTTACAACCATCAGAAATGCAAGCTGTATGGCAATCAGCAGCAGCTTTTGTTTTGCCTAGTCGATTCGATCCTTGGCCCCTAGCTTTAGTAGAAGCTGCTGCGGCTGGGTTACCTATTATTTGTACTGATGTTTGTGGTTCTGCTGTGGAGATAATTCGACCTTGGTATAATGGCTTGATTGTACCAAAAGAAGAACCAAAAGCTTTAGCTAAGGCAATGCTGACTTTACACCAACACTATGCTGAATTACCAACTTGGGGAAAGCGATCGCAACAATTAGCAGCTCCTTACGCTGCCAATATCTGGGCAACTCGTTGGCAGGAATTGTTACACAACGTACACCAGATAAAAACAGTCAAGCAAAATACAAGTAATCTGGTTACTGAAAATCTGGCATGA
- a CDS encoding O-antigen ligase family protein, which yields MNSDPISKLLDLIFSPYGIFGIVIGLFMLDKARRSRRLAWLLFAFCCYATSLAKFQDQWIKEPPALVFPLQQLRDMGRPLTIVLLASLLVLGMQTQNGWRRIIIPQPVYYLIAFQVAVFLKILVYGDVGFALLALTTFGAIVLMFKLGPSRWLQDEYNFRLGVWSLAMAGVVFAVACAYQGRFDMHAMTFVQGRFLGTTGSSQHAAALLAGTIPCFMFLIESHQKWNLIKVFWIAILLVVAYFLFLTGSRTGAIMGISSILFFYRNRSGYLLRLGLFVGVLLGVIFWFISPDAITQNTPVSNRFIAGGNTREEAWAGMWSGFMSSPLFGSPLQGGRLVFGENSWLAAGDTTGLMGFIPIALMGLGCLKMMFELHQLNHKKSNYFLHSSTVIAGLAGLLVGSFSEALLLGNLSFPVFSLLMYLSLGKYLLDLDKVENKYLLWQKMQN from the coding sequence ATGAATTCAGATCCTATTAGCAAACTTCTTGACCTGATCTTTAGCCCTTATGGCATATTCGGTATTGTCATCGGTCTTTTCATGTTGGATAAAGCTCGACGTTCTCGGCGTTTAGCTTGGCTATTATTCGCTTTTTGCTGTTATGCAACTTCGTTAGCAAAGTTTCAGGATCAGTGGATAAAGGAACCACCAGCTTTAGTTTTTCCTTTGCAACAGTTGCGCGATATGGGTCGCCCCTTAACGATAGTTCTCCTCGCTTCACTGCTCGTACTGGGAATGCAAACACAGAACGGGTGGCGGCGGATAATTATTCCACAGCCAGTCTATTACCTGATCGCATTTCAGGTGGCAGTTTTTTTGAAGATTCTAGTTTATGGTGACGTAGGTTTTGCCTTACTTGCGCTAACTACATTTGGGGCAATTGTGCTGATGTTTAAGTTAGGACCTTCCCGGTGGTTGCAGGATGAATACAATTTCCGCTTGGGTGTTTGGTCACTTGCAATGGCTGGTGTCGTCTTTGCTGTTGCCTGCGCTTATCAAGGAAGATTTGATATGCACGCAATGACATTTGTGCAAGGCAGGTTCCTGGGAACTACTGGTAGTTCCCAACATGCAGCTGCTTTGTTAGCAGGCACTATTCCCTGCTTCATGTTTCTCATTGAAAGCCATCAAAAATGGAACTTGATCAAAGTTTTTTGGATCGCTATTTTACTTGTTGTTGCATACTTTTTATTTCTAACAGGTTCTCGTACTGGCGCAATTATGGGAATCAGCTCGATTTTATTTTTCTATCGTAATAGATCTGGTTATTTACTACGCTTAGGTTTGTTTGTTGGTGTTTTGTTGGGCGTAATCTTTTGGTTTATAAGTCCAGATGCCATTACCCAAAACACACCAGTAAGCAATAGGTTCATTGCAGGTGGAAACACACGTGAAGAAGCTTGGGCTGGTATGTGGAGTGGCTTTATGAGTAGCCCACTCTTTGGTTCCCCCTTGCAGGGAGGACGTTTGGTTTTTGGAGAGAATTCGTGGTTAGCTGCTGGAGACACTACAGGATTGATGGGATTTATACCTATAGCCCTAATGGGGCTAGGATGTTTGAAGATGATGTTTGAACTTCATCAATTAAATCATAAAAAATCTAATTATTTTTTGCATAGTAGTACTGTTATAGCTGGCTTGGCAGGTCTTTTGGTAGGAAGCTTTTCAGAAGCTCTTCTTTTGGGAAATCTATCTTTTCCTGTGTTTTCACTGCTGATGTATTTATCACTGGGAAAGTATTTACTTGATTTGGATAAGGTCGAAAATAAGTATTTATTGTGGCAAAAAATGCAAAATTGA